The segment AGCTATATTTGAACCTATAGTCATTTGTATTTCCATAGATAATTCTGGTGTCATCATTATTTTTGAACCATCAAGAGGTGATCTAAATAGTACTCCCTCATCAGAAATTTTCCTATCTCTTAAAGAAAAAACTTGGAATCCACCACTATCTGTTAAAATAGGTCTATCCCAATTCATGAAATTATGAAGGCCACCAGTATTTTTAAGAACTTCTAATCCTGGTCTTAAAAATAAATGAAAAGCATTTCCTAAAATAATTTCAGCTTCAATGTCTTTTAAATCTGAGTTTTTCAATGCTTTAACGGTACCGTTTGTTCCAACAGGCATAAACACAGGTGTTTCAATAATTCCTCTAGGTGTGTAAATTCTACCTCTTCTAGCATTTGAATTTTTGTCTTTGTGCAACAATTCATATTTTAAAGGCTGGTTTTCAAACATCAAATATCCTCCTGTAATCAATATTTTTTTCATTGCCTAAATCTCTTATTTTTGTTATTAAATTATCTGTTTCTACAATAAATTCTTTAATATCTTCTAATAATGAATTTTTATAATCTTCATCTTTTAAATAATTTAAATTATCTTTTACTAGTGTTAGCCCAGATTGCATAGTAGCCCAAGAAAAGTATCCAGTGATAATTGCATCAGATAATAAATTTTGATTACCGAATTTTGCAATAAGGTATGCATAATTTAAAACAGTATATCCGCATTTAGCTATTCTTAAAGCTATATCAATACTATTTTTAGTTGCAGTTTCAATTTGTTCACTGTCTTTAGTTTTTGTTGCTTCTTTAAATTTGTTATATGCTTTAACATCTTCATCGGCTAATTCTAACAATCTTTCTTTACAAATGATAAAATTTTCTAATGCTTCTTCAATAATATTTTCAAAATCTTCTAATTCTTTCTTATTAACAGAGTATCTAGCAACCATACCTCCTAAGGATGCAGCTAAAGAACCACAAACAGCAGCTAACGCACCTCCGCCAGGAGTTGGCTTTTTTGAGTCTAATTCATTAGAAAAATCGCTAATTTTCAAGTCTTTTATCATAATTTCACCTCCTTGAAATGTTTTTTCTGTATTAATTATATCAGAAAAATTTTAAAATAGTAATTTTGAGATGATTTTGTGATAAAATTTAAATGAAAAGACATGAAAAAAAGGGAGGAATAAAATATGTATAATAAAATTAAGGAAGCTGTAGAATATATCTCTTCAAAAACAGACGTGAAACCTTTGTTAGGGCTTATTTTAGGATCTGGATTAGGGTATATTGCAGATGAGATTGAAGATCCAATTATAATTGACTACAAAGATATTCCCCATTTCCCACAATCAACTGTAGTTGGTCATGAAGGAAAAATGATTATTGGTATGTTAGAGGGAAAACCAGTAGTAACTTTAAAAGGAAGATTTCATGCATATGAAGGGCATGATTTAAAAAAATTAATATTCCCAATATATGTTTTTAAGGAATTAGGAGTTGAGGGTTTAATATTAACAAATGCAGCTGGAGGAGTTAATAAAACATTTAATCCTGGAGATATAGTAGCCGATGTGGATTTTATTAATTTTTCAATGAAAAATCCTTTAATAGGTCCAAATGTTGATGAATTAGGGCCAAGATTTCCAGCTATGGCAAGCCCAGTAGATAAAAAATGGTTAAAAAGAATTAAAGAAAATGCTGAAGAAAAAAATATAAAAATAGAAGAAGGTACATATTGCTGGATGTTAGGACCTTCATATGAAACTCCTGCAGAAATAAAAATGTTAGAAAAATTTGAAGGAGATTTAGTAGGAATGTCAACAATGCCAGAAATTATAGCAGCTAATCATTGTGGTATTAAATCTGTAGCTTTTTCTGCTGTAACTAATATGGCTGCTGGAATATTACCTCAACC is part of the Marinitoga litoralis genome and harbors:
- a CDS encoding cyclodeaminase/cyclohydrolase family protein, which gives rise to MIKDLKISDFSNELDSKKPTPGGGALAAVCGSLAASLGGMVARYSVNKKELEDFENIIEEALENFIICKERLLELADEDVKAYNKFKEATKTKDSEQIETATKNSIDIALRIAKCGYTVLNYAYLIAKFGNQNLLSDAIITGYFSWATMQSGLTLVKDNLNYLKDEDYKNSLLEDIKEFIVETDNLITKIRDLGNEKNIDYRRIFDV
- a CDS encoding purine-nucleoside phosphorylase, whose protein sequence is MYNKIKEAVEYISSKTDVKPLLGLILGSGLGYIADEIEDPIIIDYKDIPHFPQSTVVGHEGKMIIGMLEGKPVVTLKGRFHAYEGHDLKKLIFPIYVFKELGVEGLILTNAAGGVNKTFNPGDIVADVDFINFSMKNPLIGPNVDELGPRFPAMASPVDKKWLKRIKENAEEKNIKIEEGTYCWMLGPSYETPAEIKMLEKFEGDLVGMSTMPEIIAANHCGIKSVAFSAVTNMAAGILPQPLDHKEVMEVANRIKHRFAKVVKIAIKTF